A segment of the Macrobrachium rosenbergii isolate ZJJX-2024 chromosome 8, ASM4041242v1, whole genome shotgun sequence genome:
ACGATCCGAGTCAGGACAGCCCTTTCGGTTTTTTCTGCATTAAGGTGCCCCTGACTGCAAGGGCAGGGGAGCTGGGCTGTGGGTCCTGTGGTGGGGAATCAGACAGGACTTCAGGAGGTGGCTGTGCATCTAGAGTACTTCCAGGAGGTGGATCTAGTGGATTTTCGGGAAGTGGATCCACTGAGTACTCAGAAAGTACATCAGATGGACCTTCAAGGGGAATCTCAAGTGGATATTTAGGAATAGGGTCAGAAAGTGGGTGTGGAACTTTAGGTTGCTCAGGGTTGGGTAATTCTGGATCGCCTGGATATTCAGGAGAAGCATTAGGTGGATATTCAGGATACAGTTCAAGTGGATATTCACCAAGTGGATCAAATGGACATTCAGAAGTTGGGTATTCAGGTGGTGGTTTAGGTGGATACTCAGGAGTTGTTTCAACTGGATATTCAGCAGGGGGATCAGGTGCTTACGTAGGGGCTGGATCAAATGGATATTCAGCAGGTGAACCAAATGGATTTTCAAATAGTGGATCAGGTGGATATCCAGAAGGTGGGTCGGTAGGATAcactggaactggaattggaagtGGGACTTGGATTGGCACTTCCTCAGCAGGAAACACACAAAGAAGACCCAGTGCCTATACCAGCGGGTTTGGATCCGGAAGCAGTACCTGGACCAGTACGAGTTTCAGCTCAGGAAACCTTGCCAACAGACCTGGTATTGGTCGTTTAATAGGGTGTCTCACAAACAAACCAGGTGAATGCGGAGGAGCAACGGTTGCTTTTCAAAATGGAGGCAACGAAGATTACGGAAGTGGCACTTATAGCACTGTCAGTCCTGTTTCTTCAAGGCCTGAAGAGATGCAGATTTATCAGATAGACATAAGGAGTAATGTTCCTCCCAGAAAATGAGAAAGTAtaattctcgattttttttttctaagataaaATGGTACTTACCAGGAATTACCGACGGAAATATTTTTTGCTGAGGCGGGGCTGCTGCAGTAGTTCACTTaccattaatatattaatttgtaaCTTTTGTACAGCACAGACTATGGATAATGTTTACTAATGCGTTATTTTGCTAATAATGTTCACTGACTTCACTCTATTGTATTATTAGCTATACCAACATTTCCTTAATCTGTTTAATTCTTAGATTTCTGATTACCATTTATTTGAGGTTAATGCAAGGTAAATGACTAGGTATAACTCCACTTCCTGTAATCACAGCAATGATTCGAGAACAGCGTGAATTGAATAGATAATTAATTTACGTAGTTCTTTCCAGTGCCATGTGAAGTATACTTCAAGTGTAGAGAAAAtctatgagaaaataaaaaatgaataaaaaaattctatgttCTTTAACCCTTACTCCCACTTATGTTGTTTAAGAGACGCTGATAGCTTAAGTTACGCCCGGAATAAATCACCGATTTAGAATATAGAAAATGAGAGCATTTGACTTACAGTGGGACTCTCTGAGGCCATTATATGAAATGAAGCGGAAATGTGTTTCTGAGTGTTAATAATTTTCTTGGTTCGCTAGAAAACGCAAAAAGTTTGTCTCGATTTCTACGAAAATATGATCGAAGTTGTTCCTTACGACTGGCAACTAGTGACTGGCTTTAACTTAGAACAAATTCAGATCTAGACAAgggaccgtttttttttttttttgcggtgggAGCTGTTAGATTGTTTAACcctggcggaggtttgcggtctctAAAATCTTTTGTTACGTTACAATTGTACTGTCCATATGAACATAAGAGATACCCTGAAtacaatgtaaatattattaagaatTTAACTTTGGGAAAAAGATGAGCCAGTGTGGCTAATTTAGTACAAATTCCTCCACTGAAAAACCGAACCTATTCTATAAACGAGTCAATTATAAAAGCTACACAAAGACGATATTTCGAAACACATACTCTGATTTAAGAAGTTCGGAAGAcccaaataaaatattcttttaactttgaaatactaaaaatacttgataaaaaattatgaatgatgacaaaaaaaaatgattaagacGACAActaaaaaaatgctccgaagtttcttcggcgcaatcgagttttctgtacagccgatacagcgtataatcaaggccaccgaaaacagatctatctttcggtggtctcggtataaagctgtatgagccacagcccatgaaattttaaccacggccctgtggtggcttatcctatatcgttgccagaagcacgattatggctaactttaaccctaaataaaataaaaacaactgaggctagagggctgcaatttggtatgtttcgtgattggagggtggatgatcaacttaccaatttgcagccctttagcctcagtagtttttaagatcagagggcggacagacaaagccggcacaatagttttc
Coding sequences within it:
- the LOC136840881 gene encoding loricrin-like yields the protein MRTAAEGRGPLRARVTVALGATATSLGVTDRNDPSQDSPFGFFCIKVPLTARAGELGCGSCGGESDRTSGGGCASRVLPGGGSSGFSGSGSTEYSESTSDGPSRGISSGYLGIGSESGCGTLGCSGLGNSGSPGYSGEALGGYSGYSSSGYSPSGSNGHSEVGYSGGGLGGYSGVVSTGYSAGGSGAYVGAGSNGYSAGEPNGFSNSGSGGYPEGGSVGYTGTGIGSGTWIGTSSAGNTQRRPSAYTSGFGSGSSTWTSTSFSSGNLANRPGIGRLIGCLTNKPGECGGATVAFQNGGNEDYGSGTYSTVSPVSSRPEEMQIYQIDIRSNVPPRK